One window of the Montipora foliosa isolate CH-2021 chromosome 4, ASM3666993v2, whole genome shotgun sequence genome contains the following:
- the LOC137999761 gene encoding neuropeptide Y receptor type 2-like: MSNWSAANFSLVQSANYSSFPEQHQTQLAKGKSELTTWTIVQVLAYYAMILLSLIGNTIVIKAIKRIRSNLRRQVHYLFIVNLSVSDLLFAVENIPMACTYLLMKGSWKIEGSLGSFLCKFNSFTSLVLILTSNLTILAIGVERFCGTFCPLKVFISKKRAYFMIACMWLASGIYSSPLLSSCFADLERSPDGSMRCHLYVQSQKVIHWFVLQTVLLAAGFVTTLVLYTAIGIKIWRGKTPGIQLKSLQLRLHARKIKAVKMLAILVTVFYISFIPFSIYQLSVFFGFRLKLGPHYGQIAAFLMYCNGAINPVIYSVYNESIRNEFKAFFNCKKNILNPQRSLFLTSQITRRLKDLGLRQFHDTRDKDGPCQPRGLAVVAAPSNQVGFAFEETRL; this comes from the coding sequence ATGAGTAACTGGAGCGCTGCAAATTTTAGCTTGGTACAATCAGCAAATTACAGTTCGTTCCCAGAGCAACACCAAACGCAACTGGCAAAAGGGAAAAGCGAGCTAACCACATGGACGATCGTTCAAGTGCTAGCTTACTATGCGATGATTCTTCTTTCCTTGATCGGCAACACGATCGTCATCAAGGCCATCAAGAGAATTCGATCAAACCTTAGAAGGCAAGTGCACTATCTGTTCATCGTGAACCTCTCTGTGTCTGATCTCTTATTTGCCGTGGAGAACATACCCATGGCCTGCACTTATTTGTTGATGAAGGGAAGTTGGAAAATCGAAGGCAGTCTGGGTTCCTTCCTTTGCAAGTTTAATTCGTTTACGTCTCTGGTCCTTATCCTGACGTCAAATCTAACGATTTTGGCCATTGGGGTCGAGAGATTTTGCGGGACATTTTGCCCActgaaagtgtttatttcaaagAAACGCGCTTATTTTATGATAGCTTGCATGTGGTTGGCAAGTGGAATATATTCTTCACCACTGCTTTCGTCTTGCTTCGCTGATCTTGAAAGGTCTCCCGACGGAAGTATGAGATGTCACCTTTACGTCCAAAGCCAAAAGGTCATTCATTGGTTTGTGCTGCAAACGGTGCTCCTAGCAGCTGGTTTCGTCACAACACTGGTGCTTTACACCGCAATTGGGATCAAAATATGGCGCGGAAAAACACCCGGAATACAACTTAAAAGCTTACAACTTCGACTGCACGCCAGGAAAATCAAAGCTGTGAAAATGCTTGCGATTTTGGTGACCGTATTTTACATCTCTTTCATACCATTTTCGATCTATCAGCTTTCAGTTTTTTTTGGGTTTCGTCTCAAACTTGGTCCTCATTATGGGCAAATCGCTGCGTTTCTTATGTACTGCAATGGAGCTATCAACCCGGTAATTTACAGCGTGTATAACGAGAGCATTAGAAATGAGTTCAAAGCCTTTTTCAATTGCAAGAAAAACATCTTGAATCCACAAAGAAGCCTGTTTTTGACCTCCCAAATCACAAGAAGATTAAAGGATTTGGGATTAAGGCAATTTCACGATACACGAGATAAAGACGGTCCTTGTCAGCCGAGAGGGCTAGCAGTGGTTGCAGCGCCTTCAAATCAAGTGGGTTTTGCTTTCGAGGAAACACGATTGTGA